Proteins co-encoded in one Cytophaga hutchinsonii ATCC 33406 genomic window:
- the tpiA gene encoding triose-phosphate isomerase, translated as MRKKVIAGNWKMNKTLEEGLSLASEVANMAKDEVPADVNLVMCIPYISLAAVSKVINDKVAIGAQNVYQKESGAFTGEISAPMLKSVGVKYVIIGHSERREYFGETNQQLADKVTISLANGLTPLFCCGETLAQREAGIHINFVNAQLTESLFHLSPEDFKKVVIAYEPIWAIGTGVTASDEQAQEMHAKIREHLASKYGAAVADEISILYGGSMKPDNAKGLLACKDIDGGLIGGASLKSRDFIDIAKSY; from the coding sequence ATGAGAAAGAAAGTAATTGCAGGAAATTGGAAAATGAACAAAACACTTGAAGAAGGCTTGTCATTAGCTTCTGAAGTGGCAAATATGGCAAAGGATGAAGTTCCTGCAGATGTAAATCTTGTAATGTGTATTCCTTATATCTCATTGGCTGCTGTTTCAAAAGTAATCAACGATAAAGTAGCTATCGGCGCGCAAAACGTATATCAAAAAGAATCCGGTGCATTTACAGGTGAGATTTCAGCTCCGATGTTGAAGTCTGTAGGTGTAAAGTATGTAATCATCGGACACAGCGAAAGAAGAGAATATTTTGGTGAAACAAATCAGCAATTGGCTGATAAAGTAACTATTTCCCTGGCAAATGGTTTAACGCCATTATTCTGCTGCGGAGAAACACTTGCACAAAGAGAAGCAGGTATCCACATCAATTTTGTAAATGCTCAGTTAACAGAAAGCTTATTCCATTTATCACCGGAAGATTTCAAAAAAGTAGTTATTGCATACGAACCAATCTGGGCAATCGGAACAGGCGTTACAGCTTCTGACGAGCAGGCACAGGAAATGCACGCGAAGATCCGTGAGCACCTGGCATCTAAATATGGTGCTGCAGTAGCAGATGAGATCAGCATTTTATATGGTGGCAGCATGAAACCGGACAATGCAAAAGGCCTGTTGGCTTGCAAAGATATTGACGGGGGGTTGATCGGCGGTGCATCGTTAAAGTCACGTGACTTTATTGATATCGCTAAGTCATACTAA
- the carB gene encoding carbamoyl-phosphate synthase large subunit: MPKDTSIKHILIIGSGPIVIGQACEFDYAGSQAARSLREEGIEVTLINSNPATIMTDKVVADNVYLLPLEKKSIIKILENHKIDAVLPTMGGQTALNLAMECDKAGVWKKFGVRMIGVDINAIETTEDREKFRLKMIEIGVGVCKGATATSFLQGKEIAQEIGFPLVIRPSFTLGGTGGGFVHTADKFDEALTKGLHASPTHEVLVEQSILGWKEYELEILRDSIGNMIIICSIENFDPMGIHTGDSITVAPAMTLPDTIYQEMRDQSIKMMKAIGNFAGGCNVQFSVCPDTDHIIGIEINPRVSRSSALASKATGYPIAKISAKLAIGYNLDELKNQITKTTSAFFEPALDYVIVKVPRWNFDKFKGADRTLGLQMKSVGETMGIGRNFQEALQKACQSLEIKRNGLGADGKELTNQDQILDSLANPSWNRLFHIYDAFKLGVQFKTIQKLTKIDPWFLTQIEELVLLEKEIQKTTIQNISREMLKTAKQKGYADRQIAHLLRCMESEVFSKRHEFGIKRIYKIVDTCSAEFEAKTPYYYSTFEGENESIPSDKKKIIVLGSGPNRIGQGIEFDYSCVHGVLAAKECGYETIMINCNPETVSTDFDIADKLYFEPVFWEHIYEIILLEKPVGVIVQLGGQTALKLAEKLERYGIKIIGTDFQSLDLAEDRGRFSSLLKEINIPYPEFGVIENADEAVAISKKLNFPLLVRPSYVLGGQSMKIVINEQELEQHVVNLLKDHPGNQVLVDHFLENAIEAEADAICDGENVHIIGIMEHIEPAGIHSGDSHSVLPPFDLSDDVIRQIEEHTKKIAIALKTVGLINIQFAIKNEIVYIIEANPRASRTVPFICKAYDEPYVNYATKVMLGENKVTDFTFNPKKNGYAIKIPVFSFNKFPNVNKELGPEMKSTGEAILFIDDLHDDAFVKLYSERNLYLSR; the protein is encoded by the coding sequence ATGCCTAAGGATACAAGTATCAAACACATTTTGATTATCGGTAGCGGTCCAATTGTAATCGGACAAGCTTGCGAATTTGATTATGCTGGCTCACAAGCTGCACGTTCTCTTCGTGAAGAAGGAATTGAAGTTACCCTGATCAACTCGAATCCGGCTACAATTATGACTGATAAAGTTGTAGCGGACAATGTGTATTTATTGCCATTAGAGAAAAAATCAATCATTAAGATCCTTGAAAATCACAAAATCGATGCGGTATTGCCAACGATGGGGGGCCAGACTGCCTTGAACCTTGCGATGGAATGTGATAAAGCCGGTGTCTGGAAAAAATTTGGTGTCCGTATGATCGGTGTTGATATTAACGCGATTGAGACTACAGAAGACCGTGAGAAATTCCGTTTGAAAATGATTGAGATTGGTGTTGGAGTTTGTAAAGGCGCAACAGCAACATCTTTCTTACAGGGAAAAGAAATCGCTCAGGAAATCGGTTTTCCACTGGTAATCCGTCCTTCCTTCACCCTTGGCGGTACAGGCGGCGGTTTCGTGCACACGGCAGATAAATTTGATGAAGCGTTAACAAAAGGTCTTCACGCTTCGCCAACGCATGAGGTATTGGTTGAGCAAAGTATCTTAGGCTGGAAAGAATACGAATTGGAGATCTTACGTGATAGTATCGGTAACATGATCATCATCTGTTCGATCGAGAACTTTGACCCGATGGGTATTCATACCGGTGACTCTATTACTGTAGCGCCTGCTATGACGCTGCCGGATACCATCTATCAGGAAATGCGTGATCAATCCATCAAAATGATGAAAGCGATCGGTAATTTCGCGGGTGGCTGTAACGTACAGTTCTCCGTTTGCCCGGATACAGATCATATCATTGGTATTGAGATTAACCCGCGTGTATCACGTTCTTCTGCACTTGCTTCAAAAGCTACGGGTTACCCGATTGCAAAGATCTCTGCGAAACTTGCGATTGGTTATAACTTAGATGAATTAAAAAACCAGATCACTAAAACAACAAGTGCCTTCTTCGAACCGGCATTGGATTATGTGATCGTAAAAGTTCCGCGCTGGAACTTCGATAAATTTAAAGGTGCTGACCGTACCCTTGGTTTACAAATGAAATCTGTTGGTGAAACAATGGGTATCGGCCGTAACTTCCAGGAAGCATTACAGAAAGCATGTCAGTCATTAGAAATTAAACGTAACGGTTTAGGTGCTGACGGTAAAGAATTAACAAACCAGGATCAGATCCTGGACAGTCTGGCGAACCCAAGCTGGAACCGTTTGTTCCATATTTATGATGCTTTCAAATTAGGGGTTCAGTTCAAGACCATTCAGAAGCTGACAAAAATTGATCCGTGGTTCTTAACACAGATTGAAGAGCTTGTGCTTCTTGAGAAAGAAATTCAGAAAACAACGATCCAGAACATCAGCAGAGAAATGCTGAAAACAGCTAAGCAAAAAGGATACGCTGACCGCCAGATCGCGCACCTGCTCCGTTGTATGGAAAGTGAAGTATTTTCAAAACGTCATGAATTCGGAATCAAGCGTATTTACAAAATCGTTGATACCTGTTCTGCTGAATTTGAAGCAAAAACGCCTTATTACTATTCTACGTTTGAAGGTGAGAACGAATCCATTCCTTCAGATAAAAAGAAAATTATTGTATTAGGTTCAGGCCCGAACCGTATCGGACAAGGGATCGAGTTTGACTACTCGTGTGTACACGGTGTATTGGCAGCGAAAGAATGCGGTTATGAAACGATCATGATCAACTGCAACCCTGAAACGGTTTCTACAGATTTTGATATTGCTGACAAGTTATATTTCGAACCTGTATTCTGGGAACATATCTACGAAATCATTCTTCTTGAAAAACCGGTTGGCGTTATTGTTCAGCTTGGCGGACAAACAGCGCTTAAACTTGCCGAGAAATTAGAACGATATGGCATCAAAATTATCGGTACTGATTTCCAGTCACTGGATTTAGCTGAAGATCGCGGCCGTTTCTCTTCTTTATTAAAAGAGATCAACATCCCTTATCCGGAATTTGGTGTCATTGAGAACGCAGACGAAGCTGTTGCGATCAGTAAAAAATTAAACTTCCCGTTATTGGTTCGTCCTTCGTATGTATTGGGCGGACAGAGCATGAAGATTGTGATCAACGAACAGGAGCTGGAACAACACGTGGTGAACTTATTGAAAGATCATCCGGGTAATCAGGTTCTTGTGGATCATTTCCTTGAAAATGCAATTGAAGCGGAAGCAGATGCCATCTGCGACGGCGAGAATGTACACATCATCGGTATCATGGAACACATAGAGCCGGCAGGTATTCACTCCGGTGATTCGCACTCTGTATTGCCTCCGTTTGATTTAAGTGATGACGTGATCAGACAGATTGAAGAGCATACGAAGAAAATTGCTATAGCACTAAAAACAGTGGGCCTGATCAACATTCAGTTTGCGATCAAAAACGAAATCGTTTACATCATTGAAGCCAACCCAAGAGCTTCCCGTACGGTGCCGTTCATCTGTAAGGCATACGATGAGCCTTATGTAAATTATGCTACCAAGGTGATGCTGGGTGAAAACAAAGTAACCGACTTTACCTTCAACCCGAAGAAAAACGGTTATGCGATCAAAATTCCTGTATTCTCTTTCAATAAATTCCCGAATGTAAACAAGGAACTTGGACCTGAAATGAAATCAACGGGAGAAGCCATCTTATTCATCGACGATCTGCACGACGATGCATTCGTGAAATTATATTCTGAAAGAAATCTTTATTTGAGCCGATAG
- a CDS encoding DUF4834 family protein — translation MKFLFWTIVIFFVLRWLLKPFLKVMVIKSAQKMAENMQQQYSQQQQPRYPEGSIHVDHIPDQKTSKKINNSPKDDYIDFEEVK, via the coding sequence ATGAAATTCTTATTCTGGACGATTGTTATATTTTTCGTATTACGTTGGTTACTAAAGCCTTTTCTAAAGGTTATGGTAATTAAAAGTGCGCAGAAAATGGCTGAAAATATGCAGCAGCAATACAGTCAGCAACAGCAGCCAAGATATCCGGAAGGTTCTATTCATGTAGACCATATTCCAGATCAGAAAACTTCAAAAAAAATCAACAACAGCCCTAAAGACGATTATATTGATTTTGAAGAGGTTAAATAA
- the accD gene encoding acetyl-CoA carboxylase, carboxyltransferase subunit beta yields the protein MSWFKRTEKGITTPTEEKREVPDGLWYQCPECKKVVHTREHEEHAWTCIECNYHARVGSKEYFELFFDNNEFTELDAGLSSSDPLKFIDSQPYPKRIKAAQAKTGLTDAVRTAHGKVSGKEVVISCMDFTFIGGSMGSVVGEKISRGIDAARAKKVPFIMICKSGGARMMEAGFSLMQMAKTSAKLALLAEEGLPYISILTDPTTGGVTASYAMLGDINIAEPGALIGFAGPRVVRETIGKDLPAGFQTSEFLLEHGFLDFIVDRKEMKKQVSDFLRMVEKK from the coding sequence ATGTCTTGGTTTAAAAGAACTGAAAAAGGTATCACTACCCCTACTGAAGAGAAAAGAGAAGTACCGGATGGTTTATGGTATCAGTGTCCTGAATGTAAAAAAGTAGTACATACAAGAGAGCACGAAGAACATGCCTGGACATGTATTGAGTGTAATTACCACGCAAGAGTAGGCTCAAAAGAATATTTCGAATTGTTTTTTGATAACAATGAATTTACAGAATTAGATGCTGGTTTGAGTTCTTCTGATCCGTTAAAATTCATCGATAGTCAACCGTACCCAAAACGTATCAAAGCTGCTCAGGCTAAAACCGGCTTAACAGATGCAGTGCGTACAGCGCACGGTAAAGTAAGCGGTAAAGAAGTTGTAATCAGCTGTATGGACTTTACCTTCATTGGCGGTTCTATGGGTTCTGTAGTGGGTGAAAAAATCTCCAGAGGTATTGATGCAGCCCGGGCTAAAAAAGTGCCCTTTATCATGATCTGTAAATCAGGTGGCGCACGTATGATGGAAGCTGGTTTCTCCTTGATGCAAATGGCTAAAACATCTGCCAAACTTGCATTACTTGCCGAAGAAGGTCTTCCGTACATTTCTATTTTAACAGATCCAACAACAGGCGGTGTTACTGCATCGTATGCAATGTTAGGGGACATCAATATTGCTGAGCCGGGAGCCTTGATTGGTTTTGCCGGACCAAGGGTTGTTAGGGAAACGATCGGTAAAGATTTGCCGGCAGGTTTCCAGACATCTGAATTTTTACTGGAACATGGTTTCCTTGATTTCATCGTTGACAGAAAAGAAATGAAGAAACAGGTTTCTGATTTCTTACGAATGGTTGAGAAAAAGTAA
- a CDS encoding IS3 family transposase, with protein MTVKGIASTLGYSRQYLYKMLKQELILIDRRKAIKQLVDTQRKQLPRLGGKKTYHIIKPFIDQAELKVGRDKLFSILRFYDMLIKPRRRYIQTTMSKHWLRKYPNIVKGLIIHRPEQVWVSDITYIKTDEGNCYLNMVTDAYSRKIMGYSIADSMDTESMIKAFEMGLKNRKYPDSKLIHHSDRGLQYCSKEYVALSNSNGVSISMTEQSDPYENALAERMNRTLKEEFGLGQKIITRQVAKELTEQAIQLYNNVRPHLSLKMKTPEMVH; from the coding sequence ATCACAGTAAAAGGTATAGCTTCAACGTTAGGTTATAGTCGTCAGTATTTATACAAAATGCTCAAGCAGGAGTTGATACTCATTGACAGAAGAAAGGCTATCAAACAACTGGTAGATACACAAAGAAAGCAGCTTCCTAGATTAGGAGGAAAAAAGACTTACCATATTATAAAGCCGTTTATTGATCAGGCAGAACTCAAAGTTGGCCGGGATAAACTCTTCTCAATATTAAGGTTTTATGATATGCTTATTAAGCCCAGGCGCAGATATATTCAAACAACGATGTCTAAGCATTGGCTCAGGAAATATCCCAATATAGTGAAAGGGCTCATCATACATAGACCTGAGCAGGTATGGGTTAGTGACATCACATACATAAAAACAGATGAAGGAAACTGCTATTTAAATATGGTCACTGATGCCTACAGCAGAAAAATAATGGGCTACTCTATAGCAGACTCTATGGATACAGAATCCATGATAAAAGCGTTTGAAATGGGATTGAAAAATAGAAAGTATCCTGATTCAAAATTGATTCATCATTCTGACAGAGGGCTTCAGTATTGCAGTAAAGAATATGTAGCATTGTCAAATAGCAATGGAGTAAGCATAAGTATGACCGAACAATCTGACCCTTATGAAAATGCGTTAGCTGAAAGGATGAATAGAACGCTCAAAGAAGAATTTGGATTAGGTCAAAAAATAATAACCAGACAAGTAGCAAAAGAGCTTACTGAGCAAGCAATACAATTATATAATAACGTAAGACCTCATTTATCATTAAAAATGAAAACGCCAGAAATGGTGCATTAA